A stretch of the Campylobacter sp. 19-13652 genome encodes the following:
- a CDS encoding Hpt domain-containing protein, whose amino-acid sequence MGLMKNLEVEYSYDIVEEFLSHYSLMCDLLEPLIINLSRQEKYHENINELFRIFHNIKSAAGFMHTEPITKLTTLAEEVCEEARVIKGPANDQFIDWLLLVSDQFNKYKEDLENDADFFGMLNPHIIDIPTRLD is encoded by the coding sequence ATGGGTTTAATGAAAAATTTAGAAGTAGAGTACTCTTACGATATAGTAGAGGAGTTTTTATCACACTATTCACTGATGTGCGATTTACTCGAGCCTCTTATTATAAATTTATCCCGACAAGAAAAATACCACGAAAACATAAATGAGCTTTTTAGGATATTTCATAATATTAAATCGGCGGCTGGCTTTATGCATACAGAGCCTATAACGAAGCTAACTACGCTGGCTGAGGAGGTCTGTGAGGAGGCACGAGTGATAAAAGGTCCTGCAAACGATCAGTTTATAGACTGGCTACTTCTTGTAAGTGATCAGTTTAATAAATACAAAGAAGACTTAGAAAATGACGCCGATTTTTTTGGTATGCTAAATCCTCATATTATAGACATTCCCACCAGGCTTGACTAG